A genomic segment from Nicotiana tabacum cultivar K326 chromosome 9, ASM71507v2, whole genome shotgun sequence encodes:
- the LOC107825425 gene encoding uncharacterized protein LOC107825425 — protein MERVVEKEIGSSSSNNSKKIPDSVMEAVKRTSKNMEELSSNLGEFLSLYDADVFIGMGHLQKAQSLLLLAKVTTTLFALRLRCKGLNPDDHPVKLEFERLCLYQEKLQQCMDLNKAPLRPSATINPQAATRFIEHSLPDLTPEQRKHMREISKGEGTRIKYLERVVHKKRKYQSSEQQSVRTAAQEFLEKAARELLGENESGFKGPLQLPKGDDEDLPMS, from the exons ATGGAACGAGTAGTAGAGAAAGAGattggtagtagtagtagtaataatagTAAGAAAATCCCAGATTCAGTTATGGAAGCAGTGAAGAGAACCTCAAAAAATATGGAGGAATTAAGTAGTAATTTAGGGGAATTCTTGTCTCTTTATGATGCTGATGTTTTTATCGGAATGGGTCATCTCCAAAAGGCTCAATCTTTGCTTTTGTTAGCTAAAGTCACTACAACTCTCTTTGCAT TGAGACTTAGATGTAAAGGGCTGAACCCAGATGATCACCCTGTCAAATTAGAGTTT GAACGTTTGTGCCTGTACCAAGAGAAACTACAGCAATGCATGGACTTGAATAAAG CGCCATTGCGACCATCAGCTACCATAAATCCGCAAGCTGCAACTCGCTTTATCGAGCATTCTTTGCCTGATCTTACACCGG AGCAGAGGAAGCACATGAGAGAGATCAGTAAAGGCGAGGGGACTAGGATTAAGTATTTGGAAAGAGTTGTTCATAAGAAGAGGAAGTATCAGTCCTCTGAGCAGCAATCTGTTCGAACTGCTGCCCAGGAGTTTCTTGAGAAAGCTGCCCGTGAGCTTCTTGGTGAAAACGAGAGTGGCTTTAAGGGACCTTTACAACTTCCTAAGGGTGATGACGAAGATCTACCTATGAGCTGA